The window CGACATGGATGAGGTGGCTCGCCATGCGGACCACCTGTTTGTCCTGTCGCAGGGGCGATGCGTTTTCTCCGGGCCGCCTTCGCAGCTGTTTGCCCAGCGCGAGCGGCTGCTCCAGTGGGGGCTGAACCTGCCGGAAACGGTCCGGCTGATCCGGAGGCTCAACAGACGGCTGGATCCCCCCCTTCCTCTGGATTTCTCCGTGGACGCCCTGGAGGAGGAATTGATCCGGCGCCTGCGATCCGCCAAACCGGACAGGGGGAGCGTCCCCGCGGCCCGGGAGGATGGAGGCGCCGTTTAAGCGGACCGTTGCTTTGCATCTTCGTTTTTCGTGAAGACGTCCCTTCTTCCCTGACGACCGCTTCCGGCAGGTGATGCTTCATGACCCGGATCGCCAGTCCGGCTCTCGGCCAGTACGTGCCCGGCGATTCTCCGCTGCATCGGTTGGACCCCCGGACCAAGATTCTTTTCGTATCGGTGTATCTGCCCCTGGTTCTGCTGGCCGACAGCGCGGCGGATCTGGCGCTGCTTTCGGCGGTGGCCCTGGGGGGAGCGCTCCTCTCCCGGGTCTCGCCCGGCGTCTTGTACGGGACGCTCAAGCCGATCCTCTTTCTGATCGCCCTCACCGCCCTCTTCCACCTGGTGTTTACCCGAGAAGGCGGTGTGGTGTGGCAGGGAGGGCCTGTTGTTCTCCGGGAAGCGGGGGTGAAGCAGGCGGGTTGGACCGCTGCCCGCTTTTTCCTGATGGTCCTGACGGCATCGCTTCTCCCCTTGACCACCACCCCCCTCGCCCTGACCGACGGCCTGGAAAGGCTGCTCGCCCCCTTGCGGCGGCTGGGGGTTCCCGTTCATGAACTGGCCTTGATGATGTCCATCACCCTCCGCTTTGTCCCCACCATCTGGGAGGAGGCGGAGAAAATCCAGCTGGCCCAGCGGGCCAGGGGAGGCGGTCTGGATCGAGGGACTCTTTCCCGCCGGTTGAAAAACGCCGTTTCCCTCTTGATTCCCCTGTTTGTCTCGGCCATTCGTCGGGCGGAGGAGCTGGCCGTGTCGATGGAATCCCGCTGCTGGCGCGGGGGAATAGGGCGCACCCGGTTGCGGGAACTCCGCTTTACCCGGCTGGACGCGGCCCTGTTGGCGCTGCTGGCGGGGGGGGTTGCGGCGGTCTGGCTGCTGTAGGGGCGGATGGCTCGATCTTTCCGCTTTACCGGCCGGACCGGCGGAACGCGGTTTTCCGTGTACAAGGTGCGCGGGAGGGAAGCTCCTTCCTTCCCGCCGTTCAGGGAGGTGCGGAAAGTGCCGAGGCTGAAAATGATCGTCGCCTACGACGGGACCGACTTTTTCGGTTTCCAGCGCCAGCCGGACCGCCGGACGGTGCAGGGCGTGCTGGAAGAGGCGATCTCCCGGATCTGCGGGCGTCCGGTCCAGGTGGTCGGAGCGGGGCGGACCGACGCGGGCGTGCACGCCCGGGGACAGGTGTGCCATTTTGACGCGTCCCATCCGATGCCTCCGGACCGTTGGGCGCTCGTATTAAATCGAGTGCTGCCCCGGGATGTGGTCGTCCGCTCCGTCGAGGAGGCGCCGCCCCATTTTCACGCACGGAAGGATGCCTGCTGGAAAACCTACCGCTATCTGATCGACACCCGGCCGGTTCCCGATGTCTTTACCCGGCGCTTCCGCCTCCATTTCCCCCTTTCCCTGGACGTAGAAGCGATGCGGCGGGCGGCCGCCCACCTGGAGGGGACCCACGACTTCACCTCCTTCTCCTCGGCGCGGTCGCCGGTGGAAAACCGCGTCCGCACGATTCACCGGTGCCGGGTGGAGAGGGACGGCCCTCTCTTCTCGGTGGAGGTCATCGGCAACGGCTTTCTGTACAACATGGTTCGGATCATCGCCGGCACCCTGCTGGAGGTGGGCAGAGGAAAGCGCCTCCCGGAGGCGATCCCCGACATGATCCGGGCCAGAGACCGCGCCGTCGCGGGCAAAACGCTTCCTCCCGAGGGACTGACGATGGTTGAGGTGGGCTATGCTCCTTGGAAGGAAAGGTGAGTCGACGTCGGCGACGGAGCGAAAATGCTTGATCTTCTTGACATCGCCCCTTTGATCGGATAAGATGGATTTTGGTATTTTTCCACGATAGCCCCGGTGGAAACATTTCGGCGCGAAAAAAATCGGTGTTTCGAAGATACAGGTTGTTCCTGTGAAATGGCCCCGCGAGGAAAGGGAGGGAAAACGATGCGGACCACTTACATGGCCAAACCCGGCGAAGTGGAGCGCAAATGGTATGTGGTCGACGCCAAGGGAAAAACCCTCGGTCGGTTGGCCTCCGAAGTGGCGGCGCTCCTGCGCGGTAAACATAAGCCCCAGTTCACCCCCCACGTGGACACGGGAGATTTCGTCATCGTCATCAACGCCAAAGACGTGCAGCTGACCGGGAAGAAGCTTTCCAACAAGATTTACTATCGCCATTCCGGTTGGCCGGGCG is drawn from Planifilum fimeticola and contains these coding sequences:
- a CDS encoding energy-coupling factor transporter transmembrane component T family protein; amino-acid sequence: MTRIASPALGQYVPGDSPLHRLDPRTKILFVSVYLPLVLLADSAADLALLSAVALGGALLSRVSPGVLYGTLKPILFLIALTALFHLVFTREGGVVWQGGPVVLREAGVKQAGWTAARFFLMVLTASLLPLTTTPLALTDGLERLLAPLRRLGVPVHELALMMSITLRFVPTIWEEAEKIQLAQRARGGGLDRGTLSRRLKNAVSLLIPLFVSAIRRAEELAVSMESRCWRGGIGRTRLRELRFTRLDAALLALLAGGVAAVWLL
- the truA gene encoding tRNA pseudouridine(38-40) synthase TruA translates to MPRLKMIVAYDGTDFFGFQRQPDRRTVQGVLEEAISRICGRPVQVVGAGRTDAGVHARGQVCHFDASHPMPPDRWALVLNRVLPRDVVVRSVEEAPPHFHARKDACWKTYRYLIDTRPVPDVFTRRFRLHFPLSLDVEAMRRAAAHLEGTHDFTSFSSARSPVENRVRTIHRCRVERDGPLFSVEVIGNGFLYNMVRIIAGTLLEVGRGKRLPEAIPDMIRARDRAVAGKTLPPEGLTMVEVGYAPWKER
- the rplM gene encoding 50S ribosomal protein L13, which translates into the protein MRTTYMAKPGEVERKWYVVDAKGKTLGRLASEVAALLRGKHKPQFTPHVDTGDFVIVINAKDVQLTGKKLSNKIYYRHSGWPGGLKMTNAADMRNTRPERMIELAVKGMLPKTSLGRRQLRKLKVYAGPEHPHQAQQPEVWELRGLK